A genomic region of Chitinivorax tropicus contains the following coding sequences:
- a CDS encoding cytochrome d ubiquinol oxidase subunit II, translating into MLDLNMFLPLLFLGLMGLAMLIYVILDGYDLGVGVLMHWASPEEKDRMIAAIGPFWDANETWLVLGVGILLVAFPMAQGAILTALYLPVALMLAGLILRGVAFDFRAKAHADHKARWDRLFTLGSLIAGLAQGFMLGMYVTGLDYTPHAMAFAAVVAVCLVAGYALLGACWLVLKTEGGLQRKAIQWGKRCLKWAGLGIALISIATPWASERVASRWFNMPEFFLMLPIPVMTAALLVGAYQLLKRLPRVNDRWSWAPFACVVGVFVLAFHGLAYSVFPYLIMDRMTAWQGAASIESLKILAVGTLIVLPAILCYTAYSYYVFRGKARDLVY; encoded by the coding sequence ATGCTAGACCTGAACATGTTTCTGCCCTTGCTCTTCCTGGGCCTGATGGGCCTCGCCATGCTGATCTATGTGATCCTGGACGGCTACGACCTGGGTGTGGGTGTACTGATGCACTGGGCCAGCCCAGAGGAAAAAGATCGCATGATTGCCGCGATCGGCCCATTTTGGGATGCCAATGAAACCTGGCTGGTGCTGGGGGTGGGAATTTTGCTGGTGGCGTTTCCGATGGCACAGGGGGCGATTCTGACAGCGCTGTATCTGCCGGTCGCGTTGATGTTGGCTGGCTTGATTCTGCGTGGCGTGGCATTTGATTTTCGTGCCAAAGCCCATGCAGATCACAAAGCCAGGTGGGATCGGCTGTTCACCCTGGGCTCGCTGATTGCAGGTCTGGCACAGGGATTCATGCTCGGCATGTATGTGACCGGCCTGGATTACACGCCACATGCGATGGCTTTTGCAGCGGTGGTTGCAGTCTGTCTGGTGGCTGGTTATGCCCTGCTGGGGGCATGCTGGCTGGTGTTGAAGACTGAGGGCGGGCTGCAGCGCAAAGCCATTCAATGGGGAAAGCGTTGCCTGAAATGGGCAGGCTTAGGTATTGCGCTGATTTCCATTGCCACGCCGTGGGCGAGCGAGCGGGTCGCCAGCCGCTGGTTCAACATGCCCGAATTCTTTCTGATGCTGCCCATCCCTGTGATGACTGCAGCGCTGCTGGTGGGGGCCTATCAGCTGCTGAAACGCCTGCCACGGGTCAATGACCGATGGTCATGGGCGCCGTTTGCCTGCGTGGTCGGGGTGTTCGTGTTGGCATTTCATGGCTTGGCCTATAGCGTCTTCCCCTATCTGATCATGGATAGAATGACCGCCTGGCAAGGTGCGGCATCCATCGAGTCACTGAAGATCCTGGCGGTCGGCACCTTGATCGTGCTGCCTGCCATCCTGTGCTACACCGCGTACTCCTATTACGTGTTTCGTGGCAAGGCGCGTGACCTGGTGTATTGA
- a CDS encoding GbsR/MarR family transcriptional regulator, which translates to MNLTPLIQSFVLHFGEMGSRWGINRTVGQIYALLFVSHRPLNADEIAEALGFSRSNVSMGLKELESWRLTKPQHQPGDRREYFTAPDDVWAIFRTLAEERRKREVDPTLSMLRAALMETPATDEERHAQERMREMHALIEQVTNWFTDVQRLEADTLVQLMNLGSKVQKVLELKDKFTLFAGGRAQGGDAD; encoded by the coding sequence ATGAATCTGACACCTTTGATCCAGTCTTTTGTCTTGCACTTCGGTGAGATGGGCAGTCGCTGGGGTATCAACCGGACAGTTGGCCAGATCTACGCGTTGCTGTTTGTCTCCCACCGCCCGCTGAATGCCGACGAGATTGCGGAGGCCCTGGGGTTTTCTCGTTCGAACGTCAGCATGGGCTTGAAAGAGTTGGAAAGCTGGCGCTTGACCAAGCCACAACATCAGCCAGGTGATCGCCGCGAGTATTTCACTGCGCCCGATGATGTCTGGGCAATCTTCCGCACATTGGCAGAGGAGCGTCGCAAACGCGAGGTGGACCCGACTTTGTCCATGCTGCGAGCCGCGCTGATGGAAACACCTGCGACTGACGAGGAGCGCCACGCACAGGAGCGGATGCGCGAGATGCATGCTTTGATCGAGCAGGTGACCAATTGGTTCACTGATGTGCAGCGCCTGGAGGCGGATACCTTGGTTCAGCTGATGAATCTGGGCTCGAAGGTACAAAAGGTGCTGGAGCTGAAGGACAAATTCACCCTGTTTGCCGGTGGCCGCGCGCAGGGTGGGGATGCAGACTGA
- the tpiA gene encoding triose-phosphate isomerase: MSRKLIAANWKMNGSLAQCRELLPPLASVARDSLPLVVCPPACYLPTVAALAADSALQVGAQDAAQHDAGAYTGEMSAAMLRELGCQYAIVGHSERRHGLGETDDMVAAKAAACLRHGLTPIICIGETQAQYEAGQTADVVERQVKAVLARVVAEDLVKTVFAYEPVWAIGTGLAATPEQAQAVHASIRALLTQAGGGEAAKRVPVLYGGSVKAGNAASLFAMPDIDGALVGGASLVAAEMVAIYQAGLNTFQLD, translated from the coding sequence ATGTCGAGAAAACTGATTGCCGCAAACTGGAAAATGAACGGCAGCCTGGCCCAATGTCGCGAGCTGCTGCCACCCCTGGCAAGCGTTGCCCGTGACAGCTTACCGCTGGTGGTCTGCCCGCCCGCCTGTTATCTGCCGACAGTTGCGGCGTTGGCAGCGGATAGCGCATTGCAAGTGGGGGCGCAAGATGCCGCCCAGCATGATGCGGGAGCCTATACCGGTGAGATGTCAGCCGCCATGCTGCGCGAGCTGGGTTGTCAATACGCTATTGTCGGCCACTCCGAGCGGCGGCATGGGCTGGGTGAAACAGACGACATGGTGGCGGCCAAAGCGGCGGCTTGTCTACGGCATGGCCTGACACCGATCATCTGCATCGGTGAGACACAAGCCCAATATGAAGCAGGCCAGACCGCAGACGTGGTCGAGCGCCAGGTGAAAGCCGTTCTGGCGCGCGTTGTGGCGGAAGATCTGGTGAAAACAGTATTTGCCTATGAGCCGGTCTGGGCGATTGGCACCGGCCTTGCGGCCACACCAGAACAGGCACAAGCCGTGCACGCCAGCATCCGGGCCCTGCTGACGCAAGCAGGCGGGGGCGAGGCAGCCAAACGCGTACCTGTGCTCTACGGTGGCAGCGTCAAGGCGGGCAACGCAGCCAGCCTGTTTGCCATGCCCGATATTGATGGTGCATTGGTAGGCGGTGCTTCGCTGGTTGCAGCGGAGATGGTGGCGATTTATCAGGCCGGGTTGAACACCTTCCAGCTGGACTGA
- a CDS encoding cytochrome ubiquinol oxidase subunit I, which produces MDPVVLARIQFAANITFHILFPAISIALAWVLLFFKWQGSRTGNPAWRDAYQFWVKIFALTFALGVVTGITMSFQFGTNWPGFMQTVGNIAGPLLAAEVLTAFFLEATFLGIMLFGANRVSNRVHTLATALVAIGTTLSAFWILVLNSWMQTPVGFEMINGQAHATDWLAILFNPSFPYRFTHMLLASGLTVAFLIAGLSAYRYLRGERSAGLMVSLKTGIALAALLIPLQIVVGDLHGLNTLKHQPAKLAAMEGIWQTQRGVDAVLFAIPDSQAKTNHFEIAIPKLASLYLTHDWNGEVSGLDAFEGKHPPVGPVFWAFRIMVGVGLLMLAVAWVAAWYWRKQQGLPTWIARVLVGMTFSGWVALVAGWYVTEVGRQPYLVYGVLTTAQAASTVPATQISLSLAMYLSLYLCLGFAYVKVLFYLAGKAGRQATEPATAGKPAYQ; this is translated from the coding sequence ATGGACCCAGTCGTACTCGCCCGCATTCAATTTGCGGCCAATATCACGTTTCATATTCTGTTTCCGGCCATCAGCATTGCGCTGGCCTGGGTGTTGTTGTTCTTCAAGTGGCAAGGTAGTCGCACGGGTAACCCCGCCTGGCGGGATGCCTATCAATTCTGGGTCAAGATATTTGCCCTGACATTCGCACTGGGTGTGGTCACCGGTATCACCATGAGCTTCCAGTTCGGCACCAACTGGCCGGGCTTTATGCAGACGGTGGGTAATATCGCCGGCCCGCTATTGGCCGCCGAGGTGTTGACGGCTTTTTTCCTGGAGGCCACCTTCCTGGGCATCATGCTGTTTGGCGCCAATCGGGTTTCCAATCGCGTGCATACCTTGGCCACGGCTTTGGTGGCCATTGGTACGACACTGTCGGCCTTTTGGATATTGGTGCTCAACTCGTGGATGCAGACCCCAGTGGGTTTCGAAATGATCAATGGGCAAGCGCACGCTACCGATTGGCTGGCGATCTTGTTCAATCCTTCCTTTCCTTATCGATTCACCCACATGTTGTTGGCGTCTGGTCTGACGGTGGCCTTTTTGATTGCAGGGCTGTCGGCCTATCGTTACCTGCGCGGGGAGCGCTCTGCGGGGCTGATGGTGTCGTTGAAGACGGGTATTGCGCTGGCGGCGTTGCTGATCCCGTTGCAGATCGTCGTGGGCGACCTGCATGGCTTGAATACATTGAAACATCAGCCCGCCAAGTTGGCCGCCATGGAGGGTATCTGGCAGACCCAGCGCGGGGTGGATGCGGTCTTGTTCGCCATTCCAGATAGCCAAGCCAAGACCAATCACTTTGAGATAGCCATCCCCAAGCTGGCCAGCCTCTATCTGACCCATGATTGGAATGGTGAGGTGAGCGGGCTGGATGCCTTTGAGGGTAAGCATCCGCCAGTGGGGCCGGTGTTCTGGGCATTCCGCATCATGGTCGGTGTTGGTTTGCTGATGCTGGCAGTGGCCTGGGTGGCTGCCTGGTATTGGCGCAAGCAGCAAGGGCTGCCGACCTGGATTGCCCGGGTGCTGGTCGGCATGACCTTTTCCGGCTGGGTTGCCCTGGTAGCAGGGTGGTATGTGACGGAAGTCGGTCGCCAGCCCTATCTGGTCTACGGCGTGTTGACTACTGCACAGGCCGCTTCAACCGTACCAGCCACGCAGATCAGCCTGTCCCTGGCGATGTACCTCAGCTTGTATCTTTGCCTGGGCTTCGCTTATGTCAAGGTGTTGTTCTATCTGGCTGGCAAGGCCGGCAGACAGGCCACCGAGCCAGCAACGGCAGGGAAGCCAGCCTATCAATAA